One window of Desulfobacca acetoxidans DSM 11109 genomic DNA carries:
- a CDS encoding pyridoxal phosphate-dependent aminotransferase, producing the protein MHHYGVSRRAQEITPFLVMDILERAQELERQGISVIHLEVGQPDWDTPQVVKEAAFAAMQRGETQYTHSMGLLELRQAICQHYAEKYGVRLTPDRVIVTSGTSPAMLLIFAALLDPGDEIILTDPHYACYPNFVRLVDAVPRYAPIRETDGFQVHQEDFARYLTARTKALLINSPANPTGTVLTRKHMEEIAGLGPYVISDEIYHGLIYEGREHSILEFTDRAFVINGFSKAYAMTGWRLGYLIAPPEFMRPLQKLMQNFFISANAFVQQAGIAALTLAGAEVEQMRQIYSQRRRFLVDGLKKLGFAIPVEPTGAFYVFVNAGHLSGDSYQLAFDILEQAHVGVTPGVDFGSNGEGFLRFSYANSLDNIGEALGRLEQYLSGRYIENTGG; encoded by the coding sequence ATGCATCATTACGGCGTTTCTCGCCGCGCCCAGGAAATTACGCCGTTTCTTGTCATGGACATCCTGGAACGGGCTCAGGAGTTGGAGCGCCAGGGGATTTCGGTAATTCATCTGGAGGTGGGCCAGCCGGACTGGGACACCCCTCAGGTGGTCAAAGAGGCGGCCTTTGCTGCTATGCAGCGGGGAGAAACGCAGTATACCCATTCCATGGGTCTACTCGAACTGCGGCAGGCTATCTGCCAACATTATGCTGAAAAATATGGCGTGCGGCTGACTCCGGACCGGGTCATCGTCACCTCCGGCACCTCTCCGGCCATGCTCCTGATCTTTGCCGCCCTGTTAGATCCGGGCGACGAAATCATTCTCACCGACCCGCATTACGCCTGTTATCCTAATTTTGTCCGCTTGGTGGACGCTGTCCCCCGCTATGCGCCTATCCGCGAGACAGACGGGTTTCAGGTCCACCAGGAGGACTTCGCCCGTTACCTGACGGCCAGGACCAAGGCTTTGCTGATCAACTCTCCGGCCAATCCCACGGGGACGGTGTTGACCAGAAAGCATATGGAGGAAATTGCCGGTTTAGGACCCTATGTCATCTCCGACGAGATCTACCACGGCCTGATCTACGAGGGCCGTGAGCATTCCATCCTCGAATTCACCGACCGGGCCTTTGTCATCAACGGGTTTTCCAAGGCCTATGCCATGACCGGCTGGCGTCTGGGATATTTGATCGCCCCACCTGAGTTTATGCGGCCGTTACAGAAATTGATGCAGAATTTCTTTATTTCAGCGAATGCCTTTGTTCAGCAGGCCGGCATCGCCGCCCTTACTTTGGCCGGGGCAGAGGTGGAACAGATGCGCCAGATCTACAGCCAGCGCCGGCGTTTTCTGGTAGACGGATTAAAGAAGCTGGGTTTTGCCATACCGGTAGAGCCGACAGGGGCTTTTTACGTCTTCGTCAATGCTGGCCACCTGTCTGGCGATTCATACCAATTAGCCTTTGATATCCTCGAGCAGGCCCACGTCGGCGTCACCCCCGGAGTCGATTTCGGCTCTAACGGTGAAGGCTTCCTGCGCTTCTCCTACGCCAACTCGCTGGACAACATCGGCGAAGCGCTTGGTCGATTGGAACAATACCTGTCAGGAAGGTACATTGAAAACACCGGCGGCTAG